Proteins encoded within one genomic window of Lysinibacillus louembei:
- a CDS encoding sensor domain-containing diguanylate cyclase yields MVYKAIIQKQLFYFFILFIFVLLPVPSTYAEEQPNQAVHIIETTVIEHTYNSLLKKDSWLSFSSQMAASPIKERSYTATYLNYAAGIFYGFLLAIAIYHLLLYFSLKEKVYLYYVLFIACFMLYQARQLEIFIYLFFIFQVLFAIQLLALQKHAAHFYRLAKGLIVVIVLTFLLSNMIRIHDAIAIVPILFLLLSGVVILLKNQLVARFYVAGYSVVVIIQLFWGYEAFMIGFPLLALFLAFALGERINFRKRDYQKIQYMLSEEIEGIVQQRTEQLEKKKRELEKLANTDRLTQISNRVQIEKLLEGNFQLAQQQHIPFSIILLDIDDFKAVNDEFGHQVGDITLKEVAKILRNAMTGQNTVGRWGGEEFLILCPQTTLSEAVIIAERLREQLASYSFPVVKQKTGSFGVASYMENDSLDSLLLRSDKALYQAKKCGRNCVEFIMVQREPATSTGSGRNV; encoded by the coding sequence TTGGTATATAAAGCAATAATACAAAAACAGTTGTTTTATTTTTTTATATTATTCATATTTGTGCTACTACCTGTACCATCTACCTATGCAGAGGAGCAGCCAAATCAGGCAGTACATATTATTGAGACAACTGTAATAGAGCATACATATAATAGCTTACTGAAAAAAGATAGTTGGCTGTCTTTTTCTTCACAAATGGCAGCGTCACCTATTAAAGAAAGATCTTACACAGCAACATATTTGAATTATGCAGCAGGCATTTTTTATGGTTTTTTGCTTGCTATAGCTATTTATCATTTATTGCTGTATTTTTCACTGAAGGAAAAAGTGTATTTATATTATGTGTTATTTATAGCATGCTTTATGCTTTATCAAGCAAGACAGTTAGAAATATTTATCTACCTTTTCTTTATATTTCAAGTGCTATTTGCTATTCAGCTTCTTGCATTACAAAAGCATGCAGCGCATTTCTATCGCTTAGCTAAAGGGCTAATAGTCGTTATAGTATTGACATTTTTATTGTCAAATATGATAAGAATACATGATGCTATAGCTATTGTACCCATTCTGTTTTTATTGTTAAGCGGTGTAGTTATTTTGCTAAAAAATCAGCTAGTAGCTCGTTTTTATGTAGCAGGGTATAGCGTTGTAGTTATTATTCAGCTATTTTGGGGATATGAGGCATTCATGATAGGTTTTCCTTTGCTTGCATTATTTTTGGCTTTCGCTTTAGGGGAAAGGATAAATTTCAGAAAAAGAGATTATCAAAAAATACAATATATGTTGAGTGAAGAGATAGAAGGGATTGTTCAACAGCGAACTGAGCAATTAGAAAAAAAGAAGCGGGAACTAGAAAAGCTAGCGAATACAGACCGTTTGACACAAATATCAAATCGCGTACAAATAGAGAAATTATTGGAGGGGAATTTTCAGCTTGCACAGCAACAACATATTCCGTTTTCGATTATTTTGCTAGATATTGATGATTTCAAGGCTGTCAATGATGAATTTGGTCATCAGGTTGGCGATATAACGCTTAAGGAAGTAGCAAAAATTTTGAGAAATGCGATGACAGGGCAAAATACAGTTGGCAGATGGGGTGGAGAGGAATTTTTAATATTATGTCCTCAAACAACATTGAGTGAAGCCGTTATCATAGCTGAGAGGTTGAGGGAGCAATTGGCTAGCTATTCATTTCCTGTTGTTAAACAAAAGACAGGGAGCTTTGGGGTAGCAAGCTATATGGAGAACGATAGTCTCGATTCATTATTATTAAGGTCTGATAAAGCATTATACCAAGCTAAAAAATGTGGGCGAAACTGTGTAGAATTTATCATGGTTCAAAGGGAGCCTGCCACCTCCACAGGTAGTGGGAGAAATGTTTAA
- a CDS encoding sensor domain-containing diguanylate cyclase produces the protein MTYIMARKNKLLLFGIIFIIAYMQLPALSASATERSEKIILGKYYDILRDKSNSITIEEIISGRHDKEFEQSEHDYLLFWHTTDTIWLRLSVQDLLLDKQEYWIEAIDKLDSIEMFVVQQDGSYTKQQRGLSHIDQQNIPHRSNLFQVYAPNITEIYFKLEGTQLLPLSMVSFLYTADDFTKSAMDYKFFIGIFYGFLLALLIYNLFLYFSFKEKAYLYYVLYITSFIFYQATMNSLDVEVFGHILPKWLLAKTLTIAAYALLVFMLLFSIEFLELKKYVPSSYKMAKVFLVIALLSFVAIFVVPSASIINNFTLIYMLIILIFLWGVSLRVLRKGQKMARFYIVGWTVLLGTIIVQALSFLTILPFHPYFFEHVPALGAMFEATFLSLALGDKINLIKKEHQEIQNVLNETLEHKVRQRTQQLEKAKQELEQLANTDRLTQISNRVKLDSVLEKYFATAKQSDEPFSIILLDIDNFKEVNDTYGHQVGDQVLIEFAQVLKNAIREQDIVGRWGGEEFLIICPHTSLHDTLQLAEVLRVQVANSTFSITEQRTSSFGVTSYVQGDTLNTLLTRADNALYKAKEHGKNRVEYIAASRS, from the coding sequence TTGACATATATAATGGCAAGAAAAAATAAATTGCTGCTTTTTGGGATTATTTTTATTATTGCATATATGCAGCTCCCTGCTTTATCTGCCTCTGCTACAGAGAGGTCAGAAAAAATAATTTTAGGAAAGTACTATGATATTTTAAGAGATAAATCTAATAGTATTACAATAGAAGAAATTATAAGTGGCAGGCATGATAAGGAATTTGAGCAGAGTGAACACGATTATCTATTATTTTGGCATACGACAGATACAATCTGGTTAAGACTCTCAGTGCAAGATTTATTATTAGATAAACAAGAATATTGGATAGAAGCAATTGATAAATTGGATAGTATTGAAATGTTTGTAGTACAGCAGGATGGCTCGTATACAAAACAGCAAAGAGGTTTATCCCATATTGATCAACAAAATATACCGCATCGCTCTAATTTATTTCAAGTTTATGCGCCTAATATTACTGAAATATATTTTAAGCTAGAGGGTACGCAATTATTACCACTTAGCATGGTTTCATTTCTTTATACGGCAGATGATTTTACAAAAAGCGCAATGGATTATAAGTTTTTCATAGGCATTTTTTATGGCTTTTTACTAGCATTGCTTATTTATAATTTGTTTTTATATTTTTCCTTTAAGGAAAAGGCTTATTTATATTATGTGCTATATATCACTAGCTTTATCTTTTATCAAGCAACGATGAATTCGCTAGATGTAGAGGTTTTTGGGCACATTTTACCGAAGTGGCTGTTGGCAAAAACATTAACGATAGCTGCTTATGCTCTTCTTGTTTTCATGCTGTTATTTTCAATCGAGTTTTTGGAATTGAAAAAGTATGTGCCAAGCAGCTACAAAATGGCAAAAGTATTTTTAGTTATTGCCCTACTGTCATTTGTTGCTATATTTGTTGTACCGAGTGCAAGCATTATAAATAATTTTACGCTTATTTATATGCTCATTATTTTAATATTTTTGTGGGGAGTCAGCTTGCGCGTTTTACGCAAAGGGCAAAAAATGGCGCGCTTTTATATTGTTGGTTGGACGGTGCTGTTAGGTACGATAATTGTACAAGCATTAAGCTTTTTAACAATACTGCCATTCCATCCTTATTTTTTTGAACATGTGCCTGCATTAGGCGCCATGTTTGAGGCTACATTTTTATCGTTAGCATTAGGTGATAAAATTAATTTAATTAAAAAAGAGCATCAAGAAATACAAAATGTTTTGAATGAGACGTTGGAGCACAAAGTTAGGCAGCGTACACAACAATTAGAAAAGGCGAAGCAAGAGCTTGAACAGCTGGCAAACACAGATAGGTTGACGCAAATCTCAAATCGCGTTAAATTGGATAGCGTTTTAGAGAAATATTTTGCAACAGCAAAACAATCTGATGAGCCATTTTCAATTATTTTATTAGATATCGATAATTTTAAAGAAGTAAACGATACCTATGGCCATCAAGTAGGGGATCAAGTGCTAATAGAATTTGCTCAAGTATTGAAAAATGCGATACGTGAGCAAGATATCGTCGGTAGATGGGGGGGAGAGGAGTTTTTAATTATTTGTCCTCACACAAGTCTGCATGATACATTGCAATTAGCGGAAGTGTTGAGAGTACAAGTGGCCAATTCTACTTTCTCTATCACAGAGCAAAGAACGAGCAGCTTTGGTGTCACAAGCTATGTGCAAGGCGATACACTAAATACTTTATTAACGAGAGCCGATAATGCATTGTACAAAGCAAAAGAGCACGGAAAAAATCGAGTTGAATATATAGCGGCTAGTCGGAGTTAA
- a CDS encoding kinase, which translates to MNHSIMQNMKEAYKKHSLDRPFIVAIDGLSGSGKTTIVQQFEKEKDVVIIHIDDHIVERKLRYHTQHAEWYEYYQLQWDINYLKENLFKKLHANDRQLWLPFYNRETDSSINKAIPIPPHCIVIIEGIFLLREEWRRFYDYIIFLNCTKEIRHERALQRDKYLGNLEQRLNTYKNRYWPAEEHYLKEHNPLKLAHSIYSGN; encoded by the coding sequence ATGAATCACTCAATAATGCAAAATATGAAAGAGGCTTATAAAAAACATTCTCTTGATAGACCTTTTATTGTGGCAATTGATGGATTAAGTGGCTCTGGTAAAACGACAATTGTACAGCAATTTGAAAAGGAAAAAGATGTGGTCATTATTCATATTGATGATCATATTGTGGAAAGAAAGCTGCGCTATCACACACAGCATGCTGAATGGTATGAATACTATCAGCTCCAATGGGATATCAACTATTTAAAGGAAAATTTATTCAAAAAGCTACATGCTAATGACAGACAATTATGGTTACCTTTTTACAACAGAGAAACAGATAGCTCAATAAATAAAGCCATTCCTATCCCCCCTCATTGCATCGTGATTATTGAAGGCATATTTTTATTGCGTGAGGAATGGAGAAGGTTTTATGATTACATCATTTTTTTAAACTGTACAAAAGAAATAAGGCATGAGCGTGCATTACAGCGTGATAAATATTTGGGGAATTTAGAACAGCGATTGAACACATATAAAAATAGATACTGGCCAGCAGAAGAACACTATTTAAAAGAGCATAACCCTTTAAAGCTTGCACATAGCATATACTCAGGAAATTAA
- a CDS encoding metal-dependent hydrolase, with amino-acid sequence MDSGTHLVMGIALGGLALADPIVANHSITFTAVMAGTIIGSQAPDIDTVLKMRNNAIYIRHHRGITHSIPATLLWPLLITAILSLIFQDANTLHLWLWVQLAVFLHVFVDIFNAYGTQALRPFSKQWVALGVINTFDPFIFTIHCIGLLLWAFGANPVITFSIMYFIIVLYYILRFFVQKAVKKAVHATIQDEEYVIVAPTMRFFNWRVAAASKTHYYVGKAYGRTVNIYDKFEIHPLPKTPLVEKALSDSNLQAFVSFSPLYRWEISELENGLTEVRLIDLRYRSNNRYPFVAVAHLNDDLEIVTSYTGWIFTEDKLQRKLQIGTSD; translated from the coding sequence TTGGATTCTGGTACACATTTAGTTATGGGTATTGCACTCGGCGGCCTAGCTTTAGCTGACCCTATTGTTGCAAATCATTCCATCACATTTACTGCTGTCATGGCGGGAACGATTATCGGCTCGCAAGCACCTGATATTGATACAGTGTTAAAAATGCGTAATAACGCTATTTATATACGTCACCACCGTGGAATTACTCACTCTATTCCCGCAACTTTATTATGGCCACTTCTCATAACGGCTATTTTATCGCTAATTTTCCAAGATGCCAACACTTTGCACTTATGGCTTTGGGTACAGCTAGCTGTCTTTCTCCATGTTTTCGTTGATATTTTTAATGCATATGGCACACAAGCGCTTCGTCCATTTTCTAAACAATGGGTAGCATTAGGCGTTATCAACACGTTTGACCCATTTATTTTTACAATTCATTGCATTGGACTGTTGCTTTGGGCATTCGGTGCCAACCCTGTCATCACATTTAGCATCATGTATTTCATCATTGTTTTATATTATATACTGCGTTTCTTTGTACAGAAAGCAGTCAAAAAAGCGGTACATGCAACGATTCAGGATGAGGAATATGTTATCGTTGCTCCAACGATGCGCTTTTTCAATTGGCGTGTAGCTGCCGCTTCAAAAACGCACTATTACGTAGGGAAAGCGTATGGTCGTACAGTAAACATTTATGATAAATTTGAAATTCATCCATTGCCAAAAACACCACTCGTAGAAAAAGCTTTAAGCGATTCAAATTTACAAGCCTTCGTTTCCTTCTCACCGCTCTATCGATGGGAAATCTCTGAGCTAGAGAACGGCTTAACAGAGGTACGTTTAATTGACTTACGCTATCGTAGCAACAATCGCTATCCATTTGTCGCAGTAGCACATTTAAATGACGATTTAGAAATTGTTACCTCCTATACAGGCTGGATTTTTACAGAGGATAAGCTTCAAAGAAAATTGCAAATTGGGACAAGTGATTAA
- the mutY gene encoding A/G-specific adenine glycosylase has translation MNYKYTQQFRQALVEWFNREKRDLPWRQTTEPYHIWVSEVMLQQTRVDTVIPYYNRFIERFPTAETLAYAPEQELLKMWEGLGYYSRARNLQAGVREVVETYNSVVPDNRADISKLKGVGPYTAGAILSIAYGKPEHAVDGNVMRVLSRVLHIKEDIALPKTRKVFEEAVDFLIDPENASSFNQGLMELGALICTPTSPKCLLCPVRDYCIAFEAGDAAQLPIKTKKIKMKQLELDVAVIQNTEGHYLLEQRPAEGLLANMWQFPMVERNKESIDEKYNVAIEAKKPLMQFKHVFSHLTWHIDSYSATVKETGVLGEHVQWFTKEQIAQLPMPVPMLKIWSQVDV, from the coding sequence GTGAATTACAAATATACGCAACAATTTCGACAAGCTTTAGTCGAATGGTTTAATCGAGAAAAAAGAGACTTACCTTGGCGACAGACGACAGAGCCATATCATATATGGGTTTCTGAGGTAATGCTACAGCAAACGCGAGTAGATACTGTTATTCCTTACTACAATCGTTTTATTGAGCGCTTCCCAACAGCTGAAACATTAGCCTATGCACCAGAGCAGGAGCTATTAAAAATGTGGGAAGGCCTAGGCTATTATTCAAGAGCACGCAATTTACAGGCTGGTGTACGTGAAGTTGTTGAAACGTATAATAGTGTTGTACCTGATAATCGTGCAGATATTTCGAAATTAAAAGGTGTAGGACCTTATACAGCAGGAGCAATTTTAAGCATCGCATATGGCAAACCAGAGCATGCGGTTGACGGTAATGTAATGCGTGTTTTGAGTAGAGTGCTACATATTAAAGAGGATATCGCTTTACCAAAAACGCGCAAAGTGTTTGAGGAGGCAGTTGATTTTTTAATTGATCCAGAAAATGCCTCATCCTTTAATCAAGGATTAATGGAGCTAGGTGCACTAATTTGCACGCCAACATCTCCTAAATGCTTATTATGTCCAGTACGTGACTATTGTATAGCCTTTGAAGCAGGAGATGCGGCACAATTGCCAATTAAAACGAAAAAAATAAAAATGAAGCAGCTCGAATTGGATGTAGCTGTTATACAAAATACCGAGGGGCATTATTTATTAGAGCAGCGACCAGCGGAAGGATTGCTCGCAAATATGTGGCAATTTCCGATGGTGGAGCGTAATAAAGAAAGCATTGATGAAAAATATAATGTAGCAATAGAAGCAAAAAAGCCTTTAATGCAGTTCAAGCATGTGTTTTCACATTTAACATGGCATATTGATAGCTATTCTGCAACAGTAAAGGAAACAGGCGTTTTAGGTGAACATGTACAATGGTTTACAAAGGAGCAAATTGCTCAGTTACCAATGCCTGTTCCAATGCTAAAAATTTGGTCGCAGGTTGACGTATAA
- the ntdP gene encoding nucleoside tri-diphosphate phosphatase — translation MALPVEGETIQIHSYKHNGRIHRIWQETMVLKGTKNVIIGANEKTLVTESDGRTWLTREPSICYFHAEHWFNIICMLREDGVYYYCNMSSPFVYDNKSLKYIDYDLDVKVFPDMSYTLLDEDEYEEHKKLMAYPEVIDKILKRNVAKLISWIQQRRGPFAPDFIEVWTNRYHLNREIQGEK, via the coding sequence ATGGCATTACCAGTAGAAGGAGAAACGATACAAATACATAGCTATAAACACAATGGTCGTATCCACCGTATCTGGCAAGAAACGATGGTGTTGAAAGGGACAAAGAACGTTATTATTGGCGCAAATGAAAAGACGCTCGTAACGGAATCGGATGGACGCACATGGCTGACAAGAGAGCCATCAATTTGTTACTTCCATGCCGAGCATTGGTTTAATATTATTTGTATGCTGCGCGAAGATGGTGTGTACTATTATTGCAATATGAGTTCACCATTTGTTTATGACAACAAATCCCTTAAATACATCGATTACGATTTAGATGTTAAGGTTTTCCCAGATATGTCATACACATTACTTGATGAGGACGAGTATGAGGAACATAAAAAGTTAATGGCCTATCCCGAAGTAATTGATAAAATTTTAAAGCGCAATGTAGCAAAACTAATCAGCTGGATTCAACAGCGCAGAGGTCCGTTTGCGCCAGATTTTATCGAAGTATGGACAAATCGCTATCATCTAAATCGCGAAATTCAAGGAGAAAAATAA
- a CDS encoding ABC transporter ATP-binding protein, with the protein MDSMKRYMRFVKPYTWELILTIIIGILKFAIPLFIPLLIQIVIDDIIGSNTLTQVEKTTQLVYWLGGTLIVFFIIRPPIEYYRQYFAQNVSNKVLFDIRKELYTHLQKLSLKYYSNTRAGEVISRIINDVEQTKNFIMIGLMNLWLDLVTILIAVAIMLTLDVKLTLVALISFPLYAFSVKYFFGKLRDLTRKRSQALAGVQSYLHERVAGISIIKSFTLERHEQKIFDETNGEFLDKALDHSRWNAKSFAVVNTITDMAPLLVIGYAGYQVIHDNLSLGVMVAFIAYIERLYGPLRRLVSSSTTLTQSIASMDRVFELFDEKYDIVDQKEAQPLKNVAGQVSFQDVVFRYEDEGENVLQNINFNIQAGETAAFVGMSGGGKSTIVSLIPRFYDVKSGAVVIDGKDVQEVTLESLRSQIGIVLQDNILFSDSVRHNILMGKPDATEEEIIAAAKAANAHDFIMNLPNGYNTQVGERGVKLSGGQKQRIAIARVFLKNPPILVLDEATSALDLESEALIQESLERLAHNRTTIIIAHRLSTITHADKIFVIEHGQLVEEGNHEQLMEQQGAYYNLFQVQKL; encoded by the coding sequence TTGGATAGTATGAAAAGATATATGCGCTTTGTGAAGCCATATACTTGGGAATTAATTTTAACGATTATTATCGGTATTTTAAAATTTGCAATACCGTTATTTATTCCGTTGCTAATACAAATTGTCATTGATGATATTATTGGCTCAAATACGCTGACACAGGTGGAAAAAACAACACAGCTTGTTTATTGGCTAGGTGGAACATTAATCGTGTTCTTTATTATTCGACCACCAATTGAATATTATCGCCAATATTTTGCGCAAAATGTCAGCAATAAAGTGTTATTTGATATACGGAAGGAATTGTATACACATTTACAAAAGCTAAGCTTAAAGTATTATTCTAATACAAGAGCAGGAGAAGTTATTTCGCGCATTATTAATGATGTAGAGCAAACGAAAAACTTCATCATGATAGGGCTGATGAACTTATGGTTGGACCTAGTAACTATTTTAATTGCAGTAGCAATCATGTTAACGCTGGATGTTAAGCTAACGTTAGTCGCGTTAATTTCGTTTCCACTCTATGCTTTCAGCGTCAAATACTTCTTCGGCAAATTGCGTGATTTAACGCGCAAACGCTCGCAGGCTTTAGCAGGAGTGCAAAGCTATTTACATGAACGTGTAGCAGGGATTAGCATTATTAAAAGCTTTACATTAGAGCGCCATGAGCAAAAAATATTTGATGAGACGAATGGAGAATTTTTAGATAAGGCGTTAGATCATTCAAGATGGAATGCAAAATCATTTGCAGTTGTCAATACGATTACGGATATGGCTCCGTTGCTAGTCATTGGATACGCAGGTTATCAGGTAATACATGACAATTTGTCGCTTGGGGTAATGGTCGCATTTATTGCCTATATTGAACGTTTATATGGACCGCTGCGTCGACTTGTCAGCTCATCGACAACGTTGACACAGTCGATTGCATCGATGGATCGCGTTTTCGAGTTATTTGATGAAAAATACGATATTGTTGATCAAAAAGAGGCTCAACCTTTAAAAAATGTAGCAGGACAAGTGTCATTTCAAGATGTTGTGTTTCGCTATGAGGATGAAGGAGAAAATGTTTTACAAAATATTAATTTTAATATTCAAGCAGGCGAAACGGCAGCCTTTGTCGGTATGAGTGGTGGCGGTAAATCAACAATTGTCAGCTTAATCCCAAGATTTTATGATGTCAAATCAGGTGCTGTTGTAATTGATGGCAAGGATGTTCAAGAGGTGACATTAGAATCGTTACGCTCCCAAATTGGTATCGTGTTACAGGACAATATTTTATTTAGCGATTCAGTCAGACATAATATTTTAATGGGCAAGCCAGATGCGACGGAGGAAGAAATTATTGCAGCGGCTAAGGCGGCAAACGCGCATGATTTTATTATGAATTTGCCAAATGGCTATAACACACAAGTAGGTGAGCGTGGTGTCAAGCTATCTGGAGGACAAAAACAGCGTATTGCTATCGCGCGTGTATTTTTGAAAAATCCACCTATACTCGTACTAGATGAGGCAACATCAGCGCTGGATTTAGAAAGTGAAGCGTTAATTCAAGAATCACTAGAACGCTTAGCACATAACCGTACAACCATTATTATCGCACACCGTTTATCAACGATTACACATGCGGATAAAATTTTCGTTATCGAGCATGGACAACTTGTTGAGGAAGGCAATCATGAGCAGCTGATGGAGCAGCAAGGAGCTTATTATAATTTGTTCCAAGTGCAGAAATTATAG